The following are encoded together in the Nymphaea colorata isolate Beijing-Zhang1983 chromosome 14, ASM883128v2, whole genome shotgun sequence genome:
- the LOC116267788 gene encoding uncharacterized protein LOC116267788 isoform X1, with amino-acid sequence MKWLKEASALGHCRPEDVAWLSSRSDLELDVLISIKATVIHRAKAVGCEESGIKSDLKMLRAIDLVMRECFKECLRNVPAISKSTASAIRPDELDVSGAECHEDVNSLVEKEVKDWEYSSLRQDKKLNRFDQE; translated from the exons ATGAAGTGGCTAAAGGAGGCGTCTGCTTTAGGCCATTGCCGACCTGAAGATGTAGCTTGGCTATCTTCACGCTCTGATTTAGAACTG GATGTGTTGATTAGCATAAAAGCGACAGTTATTCACCGTGCAAAGGCTGTTGGTTGTGAGGAATCGGGCATCAAGTCTGATCTGAAGATGCTACGTGCCATAG ATCTGGTGATGCGGGAATGCTTCAAAGAGTGCTTGAGAAATGTACCTGCTATATCAAAATCAACAGCAAGTGCAATCCGTCCAGATGAGTTGGATGTATCTGGAGCAGAATGTCATGAGGATGTCAACTCACTTGTTGAGAAGGAGGTCAAGGACTGGGAATACTCTTCTCTACGACAGGACAAAAAACTCAACAG